One stretch of Myxocyprinus asiaticus isolate MX2 ecotype Aquarium Trade chromosome 23, UBuf_Myxa_2, whole genome shotgun sequence DNA includes these proteins:
- the cutc gene encoding copper homeostasis protein cutC homolog isoform X1, whose amino-acid sequence MSDGFLLEVCVDSVESAINAERGGAGRIELCSNLLEGGTTPSTGLLQVVKENVRIPVYVMIRPRGGDFLYSDWEVEVMKRDIEQMKNHRADGLVFGALTEDGRVDTELCMELLAACRPLPVTFHRAFDMVHDPVVALEALVSLGFERILTSGCDSSALEGLPVVKRLVEQAKGRIVIMAGGGITERNLQRILEGSGAQEFHCSARSCKDSTMKFRNYNVNMGGSLSVPEYAVKVADVTKVRTLNAIARNTL is encoded by the exons ATGTCAGACGGCTTCCTGTTGGAGGTATGTGTAGACTCAGTTGAGTCAGCCATAAACGCAGAAAGGGGAG GTGCTGGTCGTATTGAGCTGTGCTCTAATCTGCTGGAGGGAGGGACAACGCCCAGCACGG GTCTGTTGCAGGTGGTCAAAGAGAATGTGCGTATTCCAGTGTATGTGATGATTCGCCCCCGTGGCGGGGACTTCCTGTACTCAGACTGGGAGGTGGAGGTGATGAAGAGGGACATTGAACAGATGAAGAATCACAGAGCAGATGGGCTGGTTTTTGGAGCACTGACAGAAGATGGACGTGTGGATACTGAGCTCTGCATGGAACTTCTGG CGGCTTGTCGACCTCTACCAGTTACTTTTCACAGag CTTTTGATATGGTCCATGATCCAGTGGTTGCCTTAGAAGCTCTGGTCTCCCTGGGCTTTGAGAGGATTTTGACCAGTGGTTGTGACAGCTCTGCACTAGAAGGTTTACCTGTAGTTAAACGATTGGTGGAACAG GCAAAAGGCAGAATAGTAATAATGGCAG GGGGAGGAATTACAGAACGAAATCTTCAGAGGATTCTTGAAGGTTCTGGGGCTCAGGAATTCCACTGTTCTGCTCGCTCCTGCAAGGACTCCACTATGAAGTTTAG GAATTATAATGTGAATATGGGAGGTTCTCTCTCTGTACCAGAATATGCTGTAAAAGTGGCTGATGTGACTAAAGTTCGTACACTGAACGCCATTGCAAGGAACACACTATAA
- the LOC127413629 gene encoding uncharacterized protein LOC127413629 isoform X1, with the protein MARVAGVSDDPPSFFHTPPCIYFLEGGKLTSDDVSGSSHHPLQCFAVVGCAIAVPGGDAASQDALYSTGVEPCEDVAVHSKLPQPSQEEEALMSLLHNDFSVDGPCEFLSDVDTQELEAADSLHWCSIDGDGTMFSVFSSEVHHKLLCLTDVEGEIVLLTPVCHNVTSLFEAIGIVCNQNEWRLFIDSSSRSLKAVLHHNGNKYPSLPLAHSVHLKEDYNSIKTLLDALKYDEYIWGLICESDLQYNLEKRLASKSFGVIFVLL; encoded by the coding sequence atggctcgggtggctggagtctctgatgatcctccgagcttttttcacacaccgccttgtatatatttcctggagggagggaagctcacctccgatgatgtgtctggcagttcgcaccaccctttgcagtgctttgcagttgtgggctgtgctattgccgtaccaggcggagatgcagccagtcaggatgctctctacagtacaggtgtagaaccgtgtgaggatgttgcggttcattccaaacttcctcagccgtcgcaggaagaagaggcgctgatgagccttcttcacaacgacttcagtgtggatggaccatgtgagttcctcagtgatgtggacacccaggaacttgaagctgctgactctctccactggtgctccattgatggtgatgggactatgTTCTccgtcttttcttctgaagtccaccacaagctcctttgtcttactgacgttgagggagagattgtgctcctgacaccagtgtgccacaatgtgaccagtctgtttgaggcaatcggaatcgtctgtaaccagaatgagtggcgcctcttcattgacagctcatccagaagcctcaaagccgtgctgcaccataatggtaacaagtacccttctcttcccctggctcactcggtgcacctcaaagaggattacaacagcatcaagaccttgctggacgccttgaagtatgatgagtacatttgggggctgatttgtgaaagtgatttgCAGTATAATCTCGAAAAACGACTCGCTTCTAAATCTTTTggagtcatttttgtattactttag
- the cutc gene encoding copper homeostasis protein cutC homolog isoform X2 codes for MSDGFLLEVCVDSVESAINAERGGAGRIELCSNLLEGGTTPSTGLLQVVKENVRIPVYVMIRPRGGDFLYSDWEVEVMKRDIEQMKNHRADGLVFGALTEDGRVDTELCMELLAACRPLPVTFHRAFDMVHDPVVALEALVSLGFERILTSGCDSSALEGLPVVKRLVEQGEELQNEIFRGFLKVLGLRNSTVLLAPARTPL; via the exons ATGTCAGACGGCTTCCTGTTGGAGGTATGTGTAGACTCAGTTGAGTCAGCCATAAACGCAGAAAGGGGAG GTGCTGGTCGTATTGAGCTGTGCTCTAATCTGCTGGAGGGAGGGACAACGCCCAGCACGG GTCTGTTGCAGGTGGTCAAAGAGAATGTGCGTATTCCAGTGTATGTGATGATTCGCCCCCGTGGCGGGGACTTCCTGTACTCAGACTGGGAGGTGGAGGTGATGAAGAGGGACATTGAACAGATGAAGAATCACAGAGCAGATGGGCTGGTTTTTGGAGCACTGACAGAAGATGGACGTGTGGATACTGAGCTCTGCATGGAACTTCTGG CGGCTTGTCGACCTCTACCAGTTACTTTTCACAGag CTTTTGATATGGTCCATGATCCAGTGGTTGCCTTAGAAGCTCTGGTCTCCCTGGGCTTTGAGAGGATTTTGACCAGTGGTTGTGACAGCTCTGCACTAGAAGGTTTACCTGTAGTTAAACGATTGGTGGAACAG GGGGAGGAATTACAGAACGAAATCTTCAGAGGATTCTTGAAGGTTCTGGGGCTCAGGAATTCCACTGTTCTGCTCGCTCCTGCAAGGACTCCACTATGA
- the LOC127413629 gene encoding uncharacterized protein LOC127413629 isoform X2 has product MSVANLSRRAKKYSVEASAKMCEAYKAYFGMPVGDQDKPWAPHFTCEHCKKTLEGWYRGEKRAMKFTIPRILQEPTDHLSNWYFCMVDPSKRRNGKNEPSITYPDLPSSIAPVPHCHELPVLTPPEREQLPLEESSKSESEEDVVDPDDNFRGGAEERNPYYPNQKDLNDLIRDLGLTKSNAEILTSRLKQWNLLNESVQVADQRKRH; this is encoded by the exons atgtctgtggccaatttatcaagacgagcgaaaaagtactccgtggaagcatctgctaagatgtgtgaggcctacaaggcatattttggcatgcctgtcggggatcaagacaaaccttGGGCACcacatttcacctgcgagcactgcaaaaaaactctggaag gatggtacagaggggaaaagagagccatgaaattcactatcccaagaattttgcaggaacccactgaccacttaAGCAACTggtacttctgcatggtggacccttccaaacgtcggaATGGCAAGAATGAACCTTctatcacgtatccggaccttccttcatccatcgccccagtgccacactgccatgagctccccgtactcactcctccggagagagagcagctgcctttagaagagagcagcaagtcagagagcgaggaagatgttgtagatccagatgacaatttcagaggtggagctgaggagagaaacccatactaccccaaccaaaaagacctcaacgacttgattagagatcttggtctcaccaagtccaatgctgagattttgacatctaggctcaagcagtggaacttgttgaatgaaagtgtgcaagttgcagatcagaggaagcgtcactaa